CCATCGCCGTCGCTTCCTCCATCTGTTTCGTGTTCGCGACGATCAACCGGGCGTTGGTGCCGGCGAGGTCCGTGAGTTCCGCTTCCAGAATCCGGCGCGCGGACGACGTCAGGTGCTCAATCTGGCTGGACGCGAACGACTCGCTGCGCAGCAGGAGGGGAGTGAAGGGGAGAATTCGGTGCGCATCGCCCAAGTCAAACTCTTTCACCGCGAGCGTGGCGTCTTCCACCTCCGACACCATGTCGGCGTCAAGGTCGAGCTGCGCATCCGCGATCGCAGGCACGACGGCGCTCCTGTATGTCGACGGGGCGTTACGCAAGGCACGGCGAGAAAGCCCTTCCAGCGACGAGCGCCAGGGCAGTTCCTCAAAATCGACGGATGGCCATGTCATACGCCCAAGATATCTACTCAAACTTTCGGTAGTGCCACAACACGACAGTTTGAATGTCTATTCTTTCTCCTCTGGCCACATGGGAAAGGTTGCGCGCCTCCTACTCAAACTTGTCAAACCAACCGAGGTCCACGGTTGGACGAAGCGTTACCCGGGCTCACCGTCCTCCCGAACGAGCTCCGCTAACCGGTCACCACTTATCAGGTCGGCCGTCGGGATTGTGGAAGTGGCAGCCTTTCGTGCGCTCTCCGTGAAACAGCTCAATGTCACGATGATGGCACGCTCCGCCCCCTTCGTTTGCGCATCGCGCTGAAACAGCGCCACCGTCTCTCGGCCGATTGGTTTGCCCTCAGGTGCGTATCGTTTCACCTGCACCGCGACTCGCGTCGAAAGAACCGAGCTCAGCGGGGCGGTGCCGATTGCGTCGACCCCCTCGTCGCCCGGACCATCTGAATGCTGAAGTTTTAATCCTTGGCGCGCTACTCGAAGTAATCCTCGTCGATTTCGACGATTTTAACGGTGCGTTTAATCTGCACGCCGACGCCGTGTTTGATCATGAGCTTTACCAGTAGGGTGCCGTCGATAAGCACGACGCGTGACTGCACAGAATTTGCGTAATCGGTTGCGGCCTTGCTAAACGACGCCGTGGTGAGAAACACTCCCTGCGAAGCCTGCGCACCGTGGAGGGCGCCGACGAATGCCTGGACGGCTGGACGCCCGATGGAGGAGCTCATTTCGTAGCGTTTTGCCTGCACATAGACGCGGGATAGACCCAAGGCGTCTTGGTCAATGATGCCGTCAATACCGCCGTCATTAGACAACTGCGTGCGCGTTGCGGCGCCGAAAGAACCCCCGTAGCCCATGGCCATGAGTAGATCAAGCACCGCTTGTTCGAAAAACGCCGGCTCACGATCATGGAGGCGTTTGAGCAGATCCTCCGCCACCATTTCTTCGTTGCGGCGCTGCCCGGCCTCGACCTGCTCCAGGGGTGTGAGTTCGGTTTCGCTCTCGGCGCTGTCGGCCATCAGCGTTTCGGCTGGTCCAGCAGACGCCCCTGCCGAGCGGAAACGCTGATAAGCCTCACCACTTTCAGAGCGTAACTCCGCCTCCGACATCCCGTTCGGGTATTTGGCAAGCAAACGGCGCCCCTCATCGGTGATCTGCCAAAGTGCACGGGCGGGAGAGGTGATGGCGTCGGCCTTGGCGAGGTGGGTGATGGCCCAATTACCGCGATTCAAGTAGCGCGCTCCACCGGACGCAATCACTACTGAGCGCTCATCTTCACTAATCCTCATGATGTCTGCGGCAGCGATGACCAAATCACGCCTCCGATAAATGTCGCCGTCCTCTAACACCTTTAGGCATGGTGTCAGGTATTCGTCCCACGTCCGCGCAGTCATTTCGGTCCTCTCCCGCTAGTTGACACTCAACCCGTGAACAATCCGCACCGTTTCCATCGCAACGCGCGCGACCTTGCCGATCAAATCCACCATATACCGCGGGTTACCCACCTCGTCGGCCCAGTCGTTCGGATCGTTGACGATGCCGGACGCCTTGTCCTTCCTCACCTGGTAGCGGTCAATAATCCACGCCAGAGCGCTGCGCGAGCCCAGCATGTACTCGTCGGCTTCAGCGGGAATACCCGCGATGGTCACCTTCGGGTTGTAGATCAGCGTGGTCACGTCGTTGACGCTTGTGCCGGTCTCCGGGTCCTTGCGCTTAGCCCACCGCATCTTGGTCACGCGCCACGTCTCGCGGTCGGCCTCGGCACCCTTGACCTGGAGGTCCAGCGGCCACGGCTCGACGCCCTCGTACCCGACGTGCAGCTCCATCAGTTCCTTGCCCGCAGCCGCAAACGTGTCGAACTCCGCACGCGTTGCAGGCGTCTCGATGTGCGGCAGCATCTTCTTCAGATCCGCCGCGTACTTCGTGCGGTACGCGGGATCGTGCAGCTTGCCGTACACGAAGTGGAAGATGTCATCGCCCGTGATGTCCGTACCGAGCGCATCCCAGTAGATCCCCTTGATCTGCTCGGTGACGTTGTCCACGCGCACGTACCCGTCAACGACCTCACTAATCTCGCCGTAGATGCTCGTCTCCGAGCTGTGCTTTACGACGTCCCCCTCACCAAACAGGGAACCATCCTTCGCTTCGACCGGTGCCCACGTGAAGCGGGGGAAGAACTGGCCAGCGTTGCTTCCCCACATTGCCAGGTCGGGAATCAGCGTCGTCGCAAGAGCGGAAAAAGGCTTAGCGCTTCCCGGGTTGACAATGTAGAAACCGATGTTGCGGTGCGCCGGGGTCGGGAACATTGTTGGCAATTGGTACTGGCGATGATTTAGCTGATCATCGAAGAAGACGTGCTGCGTGCAAAACGGGCGATATAGGCTGCTTGCAAGAGTTCCACTATCTCGCAAGGGGATCCGCCGCTCCAATTGGCTCTGCAAACTCGACGACCACTTACTCGTGCTTGGGTCCGTAAATCGGGGATCTGCCTTAAGAAATTGCTGGGCGGTGTCCCCAGCTTTCATTTGACTGAGTGCTTCCGCGTAGGTCTCTTTTAGGGTTTTCACCTGTTTCAGTAGTTCTTTGCATGAAAAGGAGTAAACCCACGCATCTCGGTTGGTCTGTAACCCTGCTGAAAAGCTCTCGAAGAACGTCGTTGAGACACCCTTCTTCTCACCTATCACCGGCCACGTTGCAAATTCTTCCGAGCGCTGGTTGATCCAGTCGCCCTCACTGTTCGGGGTAATGTCCTGCCAGTCGATGCTCTCGATGCTGGACGCGGACACGATGCGGAGCTTTTCCTCGGCAGATAGGTAGTCGCCGATGTCCCGGTAGTGCAGCTGGAAGCCCGATTTCTCCGGGTCTTTGATGCCGATCGTGATGGCGATGGTGGTGCGTCCACCACCGCCAAACACATTGCCTGCTTCTTTACGGCGTTGTTCTCCCGCAGTGCGGGCATTACCCCGCAGGTTGAAGACGTACAGATCCGTGAAGTCCTCAGCCATCGAGAGACGAACTCCGTCGCCGGTGTTGCCGTCGATCCAGCCGCCGTTGGAGACGAACGCGACGACGCCTTGGCTGCCGATCCGGTCGGTGGCCCAGCGGAAGGCGCGGAGGTAGGAGTCGTAGAGCGAGTTCTTGTTCGTGGCTGTCGAGTGCGCAGCGTAGGTCTCCGCGATGCGCTTGTCCAGGCTCGGGTACTTCAGATTCGCGTTGAGGTCGTTGGCAGATTTCTGGCCGGCGGAGTAGGGCGGGTTGCCAATCACCACGTTGATCGGGGCCTGCTTCTGCCGCTCGATGGTGGCGTTATTCTCGCGGAAAATCTGCAGGTCGGGGATGTCGCCGTCCTCGTGGATCTGGAACGTATCGGCGAGCGCGATGTTGGAGAAGGGCACGTAGTCCGGTGCGGGTTCCCCGTTGCGGGTCGCTTCCTCCGCGAGCAGCGCGTTGTACGTCGTCTCGATGTTCACGGCCGAGACGTAGTAGGCCAGCAGCATGATCTCCGTGGCGAAGAGCTCGCTCGCGTACTTGCGGGCGATGTCCTCGGGGCGGATCAGACCGGACTGCAGCAGGCGCACCGTGAACGTGGAGGTTCCGGCGAAGGGGTCGAGGATGCACACGCCTTCGTCGCTAAGCCCCCTGCCGAAGTGCGTGCGGGAGAGGTCGTCGGCGGCGCGGAGGATGAAGTCCACGATCTCCACCGGGGTGTAGACGATGCCGAGGGACTCGGCCTGCTTCTTGAAGGCCTTCTGGAAGAAGCGCTCGTAGAGCTCCTTGATCACCTGCTGCTTGCCCGAGGCGCTGGAGACCTCCGAGGCGCGCACGCGCACCGATTCGTAGAACTTCTCCAGCGACTCCGTTTCGGTCTCCAGGTGCGCGGCCTCGAGGGCGTCGGTCATGCGCTGCATGACCTGGGCGACGGGGTTGTGCTGGGTGAAGGAGTGCCCCTCGAAGAGGGCGTCGAACACCGGGGCGGTAATCAGGTGCTGCGAGAGCATGCTGATCGCCTCGTCCTCGGTGATCGAGTCGTTGAGGTTCCCGCGCAGCCCCTCGACGAAGCGCGTGAACTCTGTGGTGAGCGCGGGGTTGGCGTCGTTAAGCAAAGCCTTGATGCGGGTGATGTGCGACTGCGCGATGGTTGCGACATCGTCGGCCCAGTCCTCCCAGTAGGTGCGCGTGCCCACCTTGTCCACGAGCTTGGTGTAGATCGCCTCCTGCCACTGCTCCAGCGAGAACAGCGCAACTTGCTTTGCGACGCCCTCATCCGGCGCCCTCTCAGCGGGCGCCGCGTCGCTGGCGTCGAGTTTCTTCTTCGGCGTATCCACATGGTCGGCGTCGATGGGCAGCGTCGTCGCGTCGCCCTCGTTGAGCGCGATGGAGTTGATCTTGGCGTTGAAGCGATCATCGTGGGCGCGCAGCGCGTTCAGGATCTGCCACACCACCTTGAACCGGGCGTTGTCGTTCAACGCCTGCGAAGGGCTGACCCCTGGGGGCACCGCGACCGGCAAAATGATGTAGCCGTAGTCCTTGCCCTCGGCCTTGCGCATCACGCGGCCCACGGACTGCACGACGTCCACCATGGAGTTGCGCGGGTTGAAGAAGATCACAGAATCCAGGCCAGGAACGTCCACGCCTTCGGAAAGGCAGCGCGCGTTGGTGAGCACACGCGATTCGGTGGCCGGGATGTCCGCCTCGAGCCAGGTGATCTTGTTGGAGCGCTCGAGGGCGTTCATCGTGCCGTCGACGTGCTGCGCGGAGACCGAGACGTCGACGTTGTGCAGGCTGGCCTCGCCGGGCTCGGCGTGCTGGCGCAGCATCTCCTGGTGCGCCGAGACGAGGGTGGGGAACGCATCGGCGATCTGCTGGGAATGCCTGATGTCCTTCGTAAAAGCGACGGTACGCTGCATCGGCGCCGCCCCGACCTCGAAGCCGTCCTTGCCGCCCTGCAGCTTGCCGGAACGCTTGGCCAGTGCGTTCCACGCGCCGATGATCGCGGAGGCGGTGGTGAGGTTGACCAGATCGTTGGGGGAGTGGGCGAGGGCTTCGGCGGCGACGTCCTCGTCGACCGTCATGACCAGCACCTTGTAGTCCGTCAACAGGCCCCGCTCCACGGCCTCGCCGAAGCCGAGGCGGTGGAACTCGGGGCCGTAGATGGATTCATCGTCCATCGAGGCGAGCTCCGCGGAGTGGTCGGCGGCCTTGCCCTTGACGGCGTCGTCGAAAAGCCTCGGCGTCGCCGTCATATAGAGGCGCTTGGTCGCCTCGATGTACGCCCCATCGTGGACACGCACGAAGTTCGAGGCGTCCTCGCCGGCCAGCGTCACACCGGTGGTGCGGTGAGCCTCATCGCAAATGACCAGGTCGAAGGCCTCCAGGCCCTCCTGCTGCGCGTCATGGACCGCGGGCAGGGACTGGTAGGTAGAAAAGACGACATGCAGGCCCTTCGCGTGCTTGCCGCTGGCGAAGATCTCCGCGAGCTTACCGCCACTGGTGGAGACGGGAACCTCAAGGTCATACGGGGCGATATCCTCCGCCGCCCGGCTGGCCTTCGTGTCCGAGCACACCGCGAAGCTGCGCATCTCCATCGTCGCTTGCGCCGTCCATTCGCGCAGCGTCTGCGACAACAACGCGATCGACGGCACGAGGAAGAGAACGCGTGCCTTCCCGCCGTTGTTCTCCGCCATCTGCTCCGCGAGGCGCAGCGCGGTGAACGTCTTACCCGTACCGCACGCCATGATCAGCTTGCCGCGGTCGTGTGCCTCAAACCCGCCCACAACGCTCTCGATCGCCTCGGCCTGGTGCTTGCGCGGCGTGAATGCCTCCTTGCGGGTCAGGTTGATCTGCATCTCGGAGCCGGGGAAGACCACATCCCAGTTCACCGGTGCCGCCGCAATGTCGGCCATGCCGATGCGGCTGGTCTCAATCACCTGGTTTGCCAGCGCCGTCTCCGCGTTCTTCGACCACTTGTCCGTCGTTGAAATGATGTAGCGGTGAGAGAAATGCTCGCGCCCCTTCTCCGTTTCGAAGGACTGCCCCGAGGCCTCAAAGAAGGAATCGATGTGCGCCTTTTGGATGCTCGTGTTCGGCTTGTAGAACTTTGCCTGGATAGCAACCCACGTGTCATCGTCCTTGCGGTGCGCCACAATGTCGATCCCCGTGTCCGCGAGGCCCCCGTTATAGCGCCAGTCTGCCCACCGGCACACCTCATCGAACTGCTCCGCCAGGGAGGGGGAGGTGCGGAAGAAATTGACCATCAACTTCTCAAAAGCAATCCCGTACTTAGCCTGCGGCTGGTTCTCGCGGAGCTGCTCAAGCACTTCTGCAAAAGACGACATAAAGATGATTATGTCCCATCGAGCGCGCGCGTTTAGGGTTGAGCGACATCTGCGGGGGCCGTCGAGGCCGAATCCGCGTGCCGTGCAGCAAACTTCTGGTTCGCAACCGCCGTTGTCCTGCGTGGATGCCTCGGCGACGTACAAAGCCTATCTACCGCCGAGGCGTTGCTCCCCTCCGTTGTTCGGCCGTGCTCAGGCGTCGCGCGGGCTTTCTCGTTGGCTGCGCCCTTTGTATCGTCATCCGAGCGAGACGGCGCAGCTCAGGGTCGACCCCGACAACCGCCGCGCTCGGGGCGCTGTGCAACCCCGGCCGAGCGCATCCCGTCTTTGTGGCGTTCGATTGCCGTGATCGCGCTGCGCCCGCGCCTGGCCAACGCGGCTGGGTTTACGGCGGCGTACTGATTCACACGCTTCACGCGCCTCACCGCTCCTCGCGCGCTGGGCGCATGACCACAAAGAATGAGCGGTTGTGTCCGTTGGCGTGGTGTATCTGTGACTGCCGGTGAGGGACCTGATGAATGTGGAGGCGGCCACCGCAGTACCTTTCGAATCAATTCTTACCTATCCTGGAAAGGAATAACCGCGAGTGGGCGCTGGACCCGATCATATCGACCCGACCGCCTACCTTGATGAGCTGCTCGCCCAAACATCCCCGGATCTGATGCGTCAGATGCTGCAGGACTTCATCAACCAGATCCTTCTCCACCCAAGCAGACAGCGTCTGCGGGGCTGACTACGCCACAGTCAGCGACACCCGCACCAACCACCGAAACGGCTACCGCCACCGCGACCTGGATACACGCGTGGGCACCATCGACGTGAGAATCCCGAAACTTCGCCACGGATCATTCTTCCCTTCACTGGCTGCTTCCGCGCCGCTTAAGAGCAGAACGCGCCCTGGCTACCGTCGTAGCTACCTGCTACCTCACAGGGGTCTCCACCCGCCGCATGAATGACCTTGTCGCCACCTGCGGGATCACCAACCTGTCGACATCGCAGGTGTCTGACATGGCCAAAGAACTCGACGTGATGGTCGACAACTTCCGCACCCGCCCGTTGGACACCGGCCCCTACTTCTTTCGTCTCGTGTGATGCGCTGACGAGTGACACGTGCGTGAAGGCGGGACCTGACCCCCAACGGGAAGCTGGGGATCTGTTCACAAACCCCCTGGTAGACTTCGAGTCGGTGTCCTGCACCGGTTCCACTAGCTGGGGATCTGTTCACAAACCCCCTGGTAGACTTCGAATCAACACGCCCCAACACCGGAGTCAGCTGGGGATCTGTTCACAAACCCCCTGGTAGACTTCGCGGTGGCGCTGCTCGTGTGGGTCGCAAGCTGGGGATCTGTTCACAAACCCCCTGGTAGACTTCCAGCCTGGCCGAACACTCGGCGACCATGGCTGGGGATCTGTTCACAAACCCCCTGGTAGACTTCTCACCTCCTTGCCGGGCTGGTTTCATTCTGCTGGGGATCTGTTCACAAACCCCCTGGTAGACTTCCGCGGTGAATGAATCCAGCCCAGTCACGGCTGGGGATCTGTTCACAAACCCCCTGGTAGACTTCCCAGACGGGAACCGGCGCTGGGTTCGCAGCTGGGGATCTGTTCACAAACCCCCTGGTAGACTTCTGGGCCGTCAACCCCGGCCCGAGGACGCGCTGGGGATCTGTTCACAAACCCCCTGGTAGACTTCCCCGCCTTGATTGATTCGTCCGGGGTGAGCTGGGGATCTGTTCACAAACCCCCTGGTAGACTTCACCGCAAACATCACACCCCGCTCATCCCGCTGGGGATCTGTTCACAAACCCCCTGGTAGACTTCACCAGGCGCGTTCAACGCTCACTAGCCAGCTGGGGATCTGTTCACAAACCCCCTGGTAGACTTCTCACCATCGGGCGTTCGCGCGACCGAGAGCTGGGGATCTGTTCACAAACCCCCTGGTAGACTTCCCGCCACCCTGGCCGTGCATGGCGATGTGCTGGGGATCTGTTCACAAACCCCCTGGTAGACTTCCTGCTCGCCGACTTCCACACCCCGCTTAGCTGGGGATCTGTTCACAAACCCCCTGGTAGACTTCCTAGACTCGGAAAAACCCGCGTCTAGCAGGTCGGTCAGGGGGTTTCCTCGTTAGAAAATTAGAAGTTGGTCCGGGGTTTTTTCTGAGGTCTGACGTGACCCGTTCCGGAATCTAAACGCCTCTGCCCATTGCTTGTCCGTTACGGGGACGATGCGCACTTCGCCATCGAGAGGCAATCTTGACTTGATCGTAGATGCCAATCTTGACAGATTGACCCCCAGCGGCATGTACCGAGTGTATACGCTGTATTGGACCATGCTGAAACCTTCGTCCAAGAGGAAATTTCGAAAATCTGATGCGCTTTTTCTTTGTGGTTTGGTCTTCACAGGGAGATCGAACATTACTAGGCACCACATGCCATCTTTCTTACCCGCCTTGGAGCTCAACAGTCCCGCTCCATTCAGGAACCGAAAGCCGCGGAATATCTCCCTCGACATACAGGCCAAATGACTGCGCTAGCCGAGTCAACGCGGTTGAAACCGTTGTGCCATCTTTGAGAAAAACTTGGCGAGAACAGGCCACAAGCGCCTTTTTGACCTCGGGATCATTCACCTCGCCGTCGAGAGGCAACGTGACAACAGCATAGTCCACCACAGGACGAAAAGGCTCAATCAAGTCGTCGACCAAATTGAAAGCATTCGATCTTCCATGATGAAAGACACCATTTGCCGGCCATAAACCGGCCTCAAACACGGACCTAATACAAAAGCCACGCAGCACCGTGTAGCCATAATTCAGACAGGCATTGAGGTTATCCCCGGATTTTCTTTGCCGTGTGAACGCCCCTTGAGGAGCAAAATGCTGCCAATGTAGTCTAGCCGCTTGCCCCTCCTTGTTATCCGGATCCCCCGAACGCACATCTTTGGCTAGTTGCAGAAGCCTTTTCTCGACAAGACCATTTCCCAATAGCCCGTGTACCCGTGCCTGCCCGCGAATTTTCGCTCTAATCAGTGCCGCCCACGCACTTTTTCGCCGGGGGAGACTCAATTCTGCCTGTGCAATTTGCCGGGCTCCTACCCGAGTGTGGTTGCTCCAGCTTTGCAGTGCCCCGACGGGGATTGATTTCCAGTCCGCGACCAATACCGGAATTCCCTCCGTGCTGAGCTTCAATAGTAACCCGGTGGCAATCTTCGATTTGCCACCTAGAGTTATCATCGCAACGTCACGCAGGTTGATGGCGTGTTCTTTATCTTTGGAATCCCTGACCACAATGTGACCACGCTTGTAGCAAAGCTCCCCTTCGAAGGCGGAGAAATCCAGAACACGCCAGGACATTTAACCAGCCACCTTCACCGACCTGGGTAGA
This is a stretch of genomic DNA from Corynebacterium auris. It encodes these proteins:
- a CDS encoding restriction endonuclease, which encodes MTARTWDEYLTPCLKVLEDGDIYRRRDLVIAAADIMRISEDERSVVIASGGARYLNRGNWAITHLAKADAITSPARALWQITDEGRRLLAKYPNGMSEAELRSESGEAYQRFRSAGASAGPAETLMADSAESETELTPLEQVEAGQRRNEEMVAEDLLKRLHDREPAFFEQAVLDLLMAMGYGGSFGAATRTQLSNDGGIDGIIDQDALGLSRVYVQAKRYEMSSSIGRPAVQAFVGALHGAQASQGVFLTTASFSKAATDYANSVQSRVVLIDGTLLVKLMIKHGVGVQIKRTVKIVEIDEDYFE
- a CDS encoding DEAD/DEAH box helicase translates to MSSFAEVLEQLRENQPQAKYGIAFEKLMVNFFRTSPSLAEQFDEVCRWADWRYNGGLADTGIDIVAHRKDDDTWVAIQAKFYKPNTSIQKAHIDSFFEASGQSFETEKGREHFSHRYIISTTDKWSKNAETALANQVIETSRIGMADIAAAPVNWDVVFPGSEMQINLTRKEAFTPRKHQAEAIESVVGGFEAHDRGKLIMACGTGKTFTALRLAEQMAENNGGKARVLFLVPSIALLSQTLREWTAQATMEMRSFAVCSDTKASRAAEDIAPYDLEVPVSTSGGKLAEIFASGKHAKGLHVVFSTYQSLPAVHDAQQEGLEAFDLVICDEAHRTTGVTLAGEDASNFVRVHDGAYIEATKRLYMTATPRLFDDAVKGKAADHSAELASMDDESIYGPEFHRLGFGEAVERGLLTDYKVLVMTVDEDVAAEALAHSPNDLVNLTTASAIIGAWNALAKRSGKLQGGKDGFEVGAAPMQRTVAFTKDIRHSQQIADAFPTLVSAHQEMLRQHAEPGEASLHNVDVSVSAQHVDGTMNALERSNKITWLEADIPATESRVLTNARCLSEGVDVPGLDSVIFFNPRNSMVDVVQSVGRVMRKAEGKDYGYIILPVAVPPGVSPSQALNDNARFKVVWQILNALRAHDDRFNAKINSIALNEGDATTLPIDADHVDTPKKKLDASDAAPAERAPDEGVAKQVALFSLEQWQEAIYTKLVDKVGTRTYWEDWADDVATIAQSHITRIKALLNDANPALTTEFTRFVEGLRGNLNDSITEDEAISMLSQHLITAPVFDALFEGHSFTQHNPVAQVMQRMTDALEAAHLETETESLEKFYESVRVRASEVSSASGKQQVIKELYERFFQKAFKKQAESLGIVYTPVEIVDFILRAADDLSRTHFGRGLSDEGVCILDPFAGTSTFTVRLLQSGLIRPEDIARKYASELFATEIMLLAYYVSAVNIETTYNALLAEEATRNGEPAPDYVPFSNIALADTFQIHEDGDIPDLQIFRENNATIERQKQAPINVVIGNPPYSAGQKSANDLNANLKYPSLDKRIAETYAAHSTATNKNSLYDSYLRAFRWATDRIGSQGVVAFVSNGGWIDGNTGDGVRLSMAEDFTDLYVFNLRGNARTAGEQRRKEAGNVFGGGGRTTIAITIGIKDPEKSGFQLHYRDIGDYLSAEEKLRIVSASSIESIDWQDITPNSEGDWINQRSEEFATWPVIGEKKGVSTTFFESFSAGLQTNRDAWVYSFSCKELLKQVKTLKETYAEALSQMKAGDTAQQFLKADPRFTDPSTSKWSSSLQSQLERRIPLRDSGTLASSLYRPFCTQHVFFDDQLNHRQYQLPTMFPTPAHRNIGFYIVNPGSAKPFSALATTLIPDLAMWGSNAGQFFPRFTWAPVEAKDGSLFGEGDVVKHSSETSIYGEISEVVDGYVRVDNVTEQIKGIYWDALGTDITGDDIFHFVYGKLHDPAYRTKYAADLKKMLPHIETPATRAEFDTFAAAGKELMELHVGYEGVEPWPLDLQVKGAEADRETWRVTKMRWAKRKDPETGTSVNDVTTLIYNPKVTIAGIPAEADEYMLGSRSALAWIIDRYQVRKDKASGIVNDPNDWADEVGNPRYMVDLIGKVARVAMETVRIVHGLSVN
- the cas2 gene encoding CRISPR-associated endonuclease Cas2 → MSREIFRGFRFLNGAGLLSSKAGKKDGMWCLVMFDLPVKTKPQRKSASDFRNFLLDEGFSMVQYSVYTRYMPLGVNLSRLASTIKSRLPLDGEVRIVPVTDKQWAEAFRFRNGSRQTSEKTPDQLLIF
- the cas1 gene encoding type II CRISPR-associated endonuclease Cas1, producing the protein MSWRVLDFSAFEGELCYKRGHIVVRDSKDKEHAINLRDVAMITLGGKSKIATGLLLKLSTEGIPVLVADWKSIPVGALQSWSNHTRVGARQIAQAELSLPRRKSAWAALIRAKIRGQARVHGLLGNGLVEKRLLQLAKDVRSGDPDNKEGQAARLHWQHFAPQGAFTRQRKSGDNLNACLNYGYTVLRGFCIRSVFEAGLWPANGVFHHGRSNAFNLVDDLIEPFRPVVDYAVVTLPLDGEVNDPEVKKALVACSRQVFLKDGTTVSTALTRLAQSFGLYVEGDIPRLSVPEWSGTVELQGG